From one Nonomuraea polychroma genomic stretch:
- a CDS encoding GatB/YqeY domain-containing protein produces the protein MSALKDKLKADLTASLKSRDEVRLRTIRMALAAVNVEEVAGKEARELSDDEIIKVLTKEAKKRREAAEAFSNAGRAEQAQAELDEQAVLEEYLPAQLSDEELVQLVDAAIAEVGASGPQAMGQVMKAVNPKVAGRAEGGRVAATVRARLAAG, from the coding sequence ATGAGCGCATTGAAAGACAAGCTGAAGGCCGATCTGACGGCCTCGCTGAAGAGCCGGGACGAGGTACGTCTCCGGACGATTCGCATGGCACTGGCCGCGGTGAACGTCGAGGAGGTCGCTGGCAAGGAGGCCAGGGAGCTGTCCGACGACGAGATCATCAAGGTGCTGACCAAGGAGGCCAAGAAGCGGCGGGAGGCGGCGGAGGCGTTCAGCAACGCCGGGCGCGCCGAGCAGGCCCAGGCGGAGCTGGACGAGCAGGCGGTGCTGGAGGAATACCTGCCGGCGCAGCTGTCCGACGAGGAGCTGGTTCAGCTCGTGGACGCCGCCATCGCCGAGGTCGGCGCCTCCGGGCCGCAGGCCATGGGGCAGGTCATGAAGGCGGTCAATCCGAAGGTCGCGGGCCGGGCTGAGGGGGGTCGGGTGGCCGCCACCGTCCGGGCCCGCCTGGCCGCCGGCTGA